One region of Variovorax sp. J2L1-78 genomic DNA includes:
- a CDS encoding carboxypeptidase regulatory-like domain-containing protein has translation MNKKARAGFAAAVVLSLAACGGGGDGGSASGPGTGTTPPVTEPVATQATLSGVAATGAAFAGATVTVTDQTGATVCTTQTDDKGAYSCTLPLGTKAPLVIKASREELSFYSTTASAGSGTANVTPLTTIVVSQLAPDGNPASLAGAIVTKPDTVTAATIQAEASELLTALQPLLSALNVTIDPMSGVFAADGTGQDKVLDAISVSVRPDGTAANIEITVKAQPATADAAPISIVFRSDATSVPTLPAITASQLEAIPSPAMVAGLFERMTACYALPASQRVANGNDSGVVTGTAANVVAPACRSLFLNDDPATFYSNGNNVGRDANNRGAYASLFRSGATGLKWERGNFEFLRTNGDVVMSYRWVDTTGNADNDTLIARNVNGTLKLVGNGNAYSASVRPLSEDRELINTPAFSSYTTGYNISIDNRVDGNGAPIFAKVVATTPMGTQLTFVPSGGLSYLVIQSNNSPTATPVYRLAAAYRDAATAGNPVDKEGFFTATPQYDEAGVRALQDQSVWKLEFFHVDAQVPNVVQSYRTLSRAQTIAEIRQLVFADATPALRAELIAETAASNSGSLVFGALDPAEPNIIDFSADGDTAGWVVPGGALAPTSLSAYGRAPTVNNVQGARYNDTVGVSITARKAKLYCSKQSQSDAHCDATSPTQYAQGTTLNMFELWARNTRQVELSKKIGTYKLQ, from the coding sequence ATGAACAAGAAGGCCCGTGCGGGCTTTGCGGCGGCTGTTGTGCTGTCGCTGGCTGCGTGCGGTGGGGGAGGCGATGGCGGATCGGCTTCGGGACCGGGCACGGGCACCACGCCCCCGGTCACCGAGCCGGTCGCGACCCAGGCCACACTGAGCGGCGTGGCCGCCACCGGCGCGGCCTTCGCCGGCGCCACGGTCACCGTCACGGACCAGACCGGTGCCACGGTCTGCACGACCCAGACCGACGACAAGGGCGCCTACAGCTGCACCCTGCCCCTGGGCACCAAGGCACCGCTGGTCATCAAGGCCAGCCGCGAGGAGCTGAGCTTCTACAGCACCACGGCCAGCGCCGGCAGCGGCACGGCCAACGTCACGCCGCTGACGACCATCGTCGTCTCGCAACTGGCGCCCGACGGCAACCCGGCCAGCCTGGCCGGCGCGATCGTCACCAAACCGGATACCGTCACGGCCGCGACGATCCAGGCGGAGGCGAGCGAACTCCTCACCGCGCTGCAGCCGTTGCTGAGCGCACTGAACGTGACGATCGATCCGATGTCCGGTGTCTTCGCCGCCGACGGCACCGGCCAGGACAAGGTGCTCGACGCCATCTCGGTCAGCGTGCGGCCCGACGGCACCGCGGCCAACATCGAGATCACGGTGAAGGCACAGCCTGCGACGGCCGATGCCGCACCGATCTCCATCGTCTTCCGCAGCGACGCCACGTCCGTGCCGACGCTGCCGGCCATCACGGCCTCCCAGCTCGAGGCGATCCCGTCGCCCGCGATGGTGGCCGGCCTGTTCGAACGCATGACCGCCTGCTACGCCCTGCCCGCCTCGCAGCGCGTTGCGAACGGCAACGACAGCGGCGTGGTCACCGGCACCGCCGCCAACGTGGTGGCACCGGCCTGCCGCAGCCTGTTCCTGAACGACGACCCGGCCACCTTCTACAGCAACGGCAACAACGTCGGCCGCGACGCCAACAACCGCGGCGCCTACGCCAGCCTGTTCCGAAGCGGCGCCACGGGCCTGAAGTGGGAGCGCGGCAACTTCGAGTTCCTCCGCACGAACGGCGACGTGGTCATGAGCTATCGCTGGGTGGACACCACCGGCAACGCCGACAACGACACGCTCATCGCGCGCAACGTGAACGGCACGCTCAAGCTGGTCGGCAACGGCAACGCCTACAGCGCGAGCGTTCGGCCGCTTTCGGAGGATCGCGAGCTGATCAACACGCCGGCGTTCAGCTCGTACACCACGGGCTACAACATCAGCATCGACAACCGCGTCGACGGCAACGGCGCGCCGATCTTCGCGAAGGTGGTGGCGACCACCCCGATGGGCACGCAACTGACCTTCGTGCCCAGCGGCGGGTTGTCCTACCTCGTCATCCAGAGCAACAACTCGCCCACGGCGACGCCCGTCTACCGGCTCGCCGCGGCCTACCGCGATGCAGCGACCGCCGGCAATCCGGTGGACAAGGAAGGTTTCTTCACCGCCACGCCGCAGTACGACGAAGCCGGCGTGCGGGCCCTGCAGGACCAGAGCGTCTGGAAGCTGGAGTTCTTCCACGTCGACGCCCAGGTGCCCAACGTCGTGCAGAGCTACCGCACGCTCTCGCGCGCCCAGACGATCGCCGAGATCCGTCAGTTGGTGTTCGCCGACGCGACGCCGGCGCTGCGCGCCGAGCTGATTGCGGAAACCGCCGCGTCGAATTCCGGCAGTCTGGTCTTCGGGGCGCTCGACCCGGCCGAGCCGAACATCATCGACTTCAGCGCCGACGGCGACACGGCCGGCTGGGTGGTCCCCGGCGGCGCGCTGGCCCCGACCTCGCTGTCCGCCTACGGCCGCGCGCCGACGGTGAACAACGTCCAGGGTGCGCGCTACAACGACACGGTCGGCGTGTCGATCACCGCGCGCAAGGCGAAGCTCTACTGCTCGAAGCAGAGCCAGTCGGACGCGCATTGCGATGCGACCTCGCCGACGCAATACGCGCAGGGCACGACGCTGAACATGTTCGAACTGTGGGCCCGCAACACGCGGCAGGTCGAACTGAGCAAGAAGATCGGCACCTACAAGCTGCAGTAG
- a CDS encoding response regulator has translation MHTEVSTGQGSSFRVLVVEDDVRARGFFEQSVRASDRLRWMAGLGTVREALEWLAATAEAPDVLLADLGLPDGSGLEVIRATVARFPRCEPLVISVFGDEDNVLASIEAGAVGYLHKDAPPEDIAQTILDMKAGASPISPMIARRVLAKYRLLHWAASAGAPADVAAAVAPPPVPGADAPALLSAREQEVLALIARGFSYAEIARLKSLSVHTVQTHIKNLYGKLAVHSKNEAVFEATRLGLLRHPG, from the coding sequence ATGCATACCGAGGTATCAACCGGGCAAGGGAGCTCGTTCAGGGTGCTGGTCGTGGAGGACGACGTGCGGGCACGCGGCTTTTTCGAGCAGAGCGTGCGCGCGAGCGACCGTCTTCGGTGGATGGCCGGCCTCGGGACCGTGCGCGAGGCGCTGGAATGGCTGGCCGCGACGGCCGAAGCGCCGGATGTCCTGCTGGCCGATCTCGGCCTGCCCGACGGCAGCGGGCTCGAGGTGATCCGTGCGACGGTGGCCCGCTTCCCCCGGTGCGAGCCGCTCGTGATCTCGGTCTTCGGCGACGAGGACAACGTGCTGGCGAGCATCGAGGCCGGCGCCGTCGGCTACCTGCACAAGGACGCGCCGCCCGAGGACATCGCCCAGACCATTCTCGACATGAAGGCCGGTGCGTCGCCCATTTCGCCCATGATCGCGCGCCGCGTGCTGGCCAAGTACCGCCTCCTGCATTGGGCGGCCAGCGCCGGTGCACCGGCCGACGTGGCCGCCGCCGTCGCCCCGCCGCCCGTGCCGGGGGCCGACGCACCGGCGCTGCTGTCGGCACGCGAACAGGAGGTGCTGGCCCTCATCGCCCGCGGTTTCTCCTACGCGGAAATCGCGCGGCTCAAGTCGCTGAGCGTGCACACGGTGCAGACGCACATCAAGAACCTCTACGGCAAACTGGCGGTGCATTCGAAGAACGAGGCGGTGTTCGAAGCCACGCGGCTCGGGCTGCTGCGCCACCCGGGCTGA
- a CDS encoding sensor histidine kinase, producing MQAALRFVLLAFAALWVGIAAAEGPSEPMLALRSGSVVSVVDGRTQEAAVTLPYHWDRMHQGRPGEARFTLPFRMAETPAEPWGLFIPRVGSAFDVALNGHVLQTYGDLARPHGADYAKAPIYLPIPAQLLHPGENLLQIRIRADSGRRAGLAVPTIGPAVPVRGSVFAPAYAWRFTGSVLLSAFSIVVGAISLGLWFTQADTAGAGRPRRESLYLWAALAEFCWALRVADGAIREPPLPWVAWGVLMTACYSGWAGSCLMFCQHLAGWQDRAGMQWLRRAVAVVFTVPVLACYVALTRAEPFWLTGWLALEIVAVTAYVLFFLGATLRRPTAARVLVASALALTLVVAVRDWVVIRVSDAYGDTTWVRYTSLFFGMALLGVVLMRFRDASAQSRDLLRTLAVRVADRERELASVYGHLERAAREQERTQERERILRDMHDGVGSHISSAIRQLQSGHASHPEVLRTLRDSLDQLKLSIDAIQLPPGDVQALLAGLRYRLEPRFASSGIALEWAVDELPLLPRLDAPLMRQLQFLLFEAVSNVLQHAQAGVLRIEAVVAGAAVRIRVVDDGVGFDAARVPRALAQRAEAIGATIAVQSRPGHTVVQVDFA from the coding sequence ATGCAGGCGGCGCTGCGATTCGTCCTTCTGGCGTTTGCGGCGCTGTGGGTCGGCATCGCCGCAGCAGAAGGGCCGAGCGAGCCGATGCTCGCCTTGCGCAGCGGCAGCGTGGTGAGCGTCGTCGATGGCCGCACGCAAGAAGCCGCCGTGACGCTGCCCTACCACTGGGACCGCATGCACCAGGGCCGGCCGGGCGAGGCGCGCTTCACGCTGCCCTTCCGCATGGCGGAGACACCGGCCGAGCCGTGGGGCCTGTTCATTCCGCGCGTCGGCAGCGCCTTCGACGTCGCGCTGAACGGCCACGTGCTGCAGACCTACGGCGACCTCGCGCGTCCGCACGGCGCCGACTACGCCAAGGCACCGATCTACCTGCCGATCCCGGCGCAGCTGCTGCATCCTGGTGAGAACCTGCTGCAGATCCGCATCCGCGCCGATTCGGGCCGTCGCGCGGGGCTGGCGGTGCCCACGATCGGGCCGGCGGTGCCGGTCCGCGGCAGCGTGTTTGCGCCCGCGTACGCCTGGCGCTTCACGGGCTCCGTGCTCTTGTCGGCGTTCAGCATCGTGGTCGGCGCCATTTCCCTGGGCCTGTGGTTCACGCAGGCCGATACGGCCGGCGCGGGCCGACCGCGGCGCGAATCCTTGTACCTGTGGGCGGCGTTGGCGGAATTCTGCTGGGCGTTGCGGGTGGCCGACGGCGCCATCCGGGAGCCACCCCTGCCCTGGGTCGCCTGGGGCGTGCTGATGACGGCCTGCTATTCGGGCTGGGCCGGTTCCTGCCTCATGTTCTGCCAGCATCTGGCCGGCTGGCAGGACCGGGCCGGCATGCAGTGGCTGCGACGTGCGGTGGCTGTCGTCTTCACCGTTCCCGTCCTGGCCTGCTATGTGGCCCTGACACGGGCCGAGCCCTTCTGGCTGACCGGGTGGCTGGCGTTGGAGATCGTCGCGGTGACGGCCTATGTCCTCTTCTTCCTGGGGGCGACGCTCAGGCGGCCGACGGCCGCGCGCGTGCTCGTGGCCTCGGCGCTGGCCCTCACCCTGGTGGTGGCGGTGCGCGACTGGGTCGTCATCCGCGTCAGCGACGCCTACGGCGACACGACCTGGGTGCGCTACACCTCGCTGTTTTTCGGCATGGCCTTGCTGGGCGTCGTGCTGATGCGTTTTCGGGATGCCAGCGCCCAGTCGCGCGACCTGCTGCGCACGCTCGCCGTCCGCGTGGCCGACCGCGAGCGCGAACTGGCGTCGGTCTATGGCCACCTGGAACGCGCCGCGCGCGAACAGGAGCGCACACAGGAGCGCGAGCGCATCCTGCGCGACATGCACGACGGCGTCGGCTCGCACATCAGCTCGGCGATTCGCCAGCTGCAGTCCGGCCATGCCAGCCATCCCGAGGTGCTGCGCACGCTGCGCGATTCGCTGGACCAGTTGAAGCTGTCCATCGATGCGATCCAGTTGCCGCCGGGCGATGTGCAGGCGCTGCTGGCCGGCCTGCGCTACCGGCTCGAGCCCCGCTTCGCCAGCTCGGGCATCGCGCTCGAATGGGCCGTGGACGAACTGCCGTTGCTGCCGCGCCTGGACGCGCCGCTGATGCGGCAACTGCAATTCCTGCTCTTCGAAGCCGTGTCGAACGTGCTGCAGCACGCGCAGGCCGGTGTGCTGCGGATCGAGGCGGTGGTGGCCGGTGCCGCGGTGCGCATCCGCGTCGTCGACGACGGCGTCGGCTTCGACGCGGCGCGGGTTCCGCGCGCGCTCGCCCAACGGGCCGAGGCGATCGGCGCGACCATCGCCGTGCAAAGCCGACCCGGCCACACGGTCGTCCAGGTCGATTTCGCCTGA
- the rodA gene encoding rod shape-determining protein RodA, translated as MSAVFNQPSFARRIAPIFQGFDGFLAFAVFLLACAGLLTMYSSGYDHGSRFMDHGRNMLLAGFIMFVVAQVPPQRLMHFAVPLYTVGVALLIAVAIFGITKKGARRWINIGMVIQPSEILKIAMPLMLAWWFQRREGQLRPLDFVVATVLLAVPIGLIMKQPDLGTALLVLAAGMSVIFFAGLSWKLIVPPVLIGVVAVTLIVGFESKLCADGVDWRVLHDYQKQRVCTLLDPTKDPLGKGFHIIQGMIAIGSGGIGGKGFMQGTQTHLEFIPERTTDFIFAAYSEEFGLAGNLFLISAFIFLIFRGLAIAMDAPTLFSRLLAGAVTMIFFTYAFVNMGMVSGILPVVGVPLPFISYGGTAMVTLGLALGILMSISRARKLAQN; from the coding sequence ATGTCGGCCGTCTTCAACCAACCCTCGTTCGCGCGCCGCATCGCGCCCATCTTCCAGGGCTTCGACGGTTTCCTCGCGTTCGCGGTGTTCCTGCTGGCCTGCGCCGGGCTGCTGACGATGTATTCGTCGGGCTACGACCACGGCTCGCGCTTCATGGACCACGGCCGCAACATGCTGCTGGCCGGTTTCATCATGTTCGTGGTGGCGCAGGTGCCGCCGCAGCGGCTGATGCACTTCGCGGTGCCGCTCTACACGGTGGGCGTGGCGCTGCTGATCGCGGTGGCGATCTTCGGCATCACGAAGAAGGGCGCCAGGCGCTGGATCAATATCGGCATGGTGATCCAGCCCAGCGAGATCCTGAAGATCGCGATGCCGCTGATGCTGGCCTGGTGGTTCCAGCGGCGTGAGGGCCAGTTGCGGCCGCTCGACTTCGTGGTGGCCACCGTTCTGCTGGCGGTGCCGATCGGCCTCATCATGAAGCAGCCCGATCTTGGCACCGCGCTGCTGGTGCTGGCCGCGGGGATGTCGGTGATCTTCTTCGCCGGCCTGAGCTGGAAGCTGATCGTGCCGCCGGTGCTGATCGGCGTGGTGGCCGTCACGCTCATCGTCGGCTTCGAGTCGAAGCTGTGCGCCGACGGCGTCGATTGGCGGGTGCTGCACGACTACCAGAAGCAGCGCGTGTGCACGCTGCTCGACCCGACCAAGGACCCGCTGGGCAAGGGCTTCCACATCATCCAGGGAATGATCGCCATCGGCTCCGGCGGCATCGGCGGCAAGGGTTTCATGCAGGGCACGCAGACGCACCTGGAGTTCATCCCCGAGCGCACCACCGACTTCATCTTCGCGGCGTATTCCGAGGAGTTCGGCCTGGCGGGCAACCTGTTCCTGATCAGTGCCTTCATCTTCCTGATCTTCCGCGGCCTCGCGATCGCCATGGACGCGCCCACATTGTTCTCGCGCCTGCTGGCCGGGGCGGTGACCATGATCTTCTTCACCTACGCCTTCGTGAACATGGGCATGGTCAGCGGCATCCTTCCCGTGGTGGGCGTGCCGCTGCCCTTCATCAGCTACGGCGGCACGGCGATGGTCACGCTCGGGCTGGCGCTGGGCATCCTGATGTCGATCTCGCGCGCCAGGAAGCTGGCGCAGAACTGA
- the tldD gene encoding metalloprotease TldD, whose protein sequence is MISREPTIERLATAQALLLTPFGLDESHLGKALAEIKAHQVDDADLYFQYTRSEGWSLEEGIVKTGSFSIDQGVGVRAVSGEKTAFAYSDDISEASLLDAARTVRAISSATRGGRAKVPTRKIASSRSLYNGVDPISTLDSTAKVKLLEKVEQLARSRDPRVAQVMAGLASEYDVVLVARADGTLAADVRPLVRLSVTVIAEQNGRREIGSGGGGGRFGLAYFDDEHIAEYVDHAVKAALTNLEARPAPAGEMTVVLGSGWPGILLHEAIGHGLEGDFNRKGSSAFSGRIGQRVAAKGVTVLDDGTIADRRGSLNVDDEGNASQRNVLIEDGILKGYIQDSMNARLMGVKPTGNGRRESYAHVPMPRMTNTYMLGGDKDPKEIVASIKKGLYATNFGGGQVDITSGKFVFSASEAYWVENGKIQYPVKGATIVGNGPDALTRVTMIGNDMALDSGVGTCGKEGQSVPVGVGQPTLRIDGLTVGGTA, encoded by the coding sequence ATGATCTCCCGCGAACCCACCATCGAACGCCTCGCCACGGCGCAGGCGTTGCTGCTCACGCCTTTCGGACTCGACGAGTCCCACCTCGGCAAGGCGCTCGCCGAGATCAAGGCCCACCAGGTCGACGACGCCGACCTCTACTTCCAGTACACGCGCAGCGAGGGCTGGAGCCTGGAAGAGGGCATCGTCAAGACCGGCAGCTTCAGCATCGACCAGGGCGTCGGCGTGCGGGCGGTGAGCGGCGAGAAGACGGCCTTCGCCTACTCCGACGACATCTCCGAGGCCTCGCTGCTCGACGCGGCGCGCACGGTGCGCGCCATCTCGTCGGCCACGCGCGGCGGCCGGGCCAAGGTGCCGACGCGCAAGATCGCCTCGAGCCGCTCGCTCTACAACGGGGTCGACCCGATCTCCACGCTCGACAGCACCGCCAAGGTCAAACTGCTGGAAAAGGTCGAGCAGCTGGCCCGCAGCCGCGACCCGCGTGTGGCGCAGGTCATGGCCGGCCTGGCCAGCGAATACGACGTGGTGCTCGTGGCGCGCGCCGACGGCACCCTGGCGGCCGACGTGCGTCCCCTGGTGCGGCTGTCGGTGACGGTCATCGCCGAGCAGAACGGTCGGCGCGAGATCGGCTCCGGCGGTGGTGGCGGGCGCTTTGGCCTGGCCTACTTCGACGACGAGCACATCGCCGAGTACGTCGACCACGCCGTGAAGGCCGCGCTGACCAACCTGGAGGCACGGCCCGCGCCGGCCGGCGAGATGACCGTCGTGCTCGGTTCCGGCTGGCCCGGCATCCTGCTGCACGAAGCCATCGGCCACGGGTTGGAGGGTGACTTCAACCGCAAGGGCTCGAGCGCGTTCTCGGGCCGCATCGGCCAGCGCGTGGCGGCCAAGGGCGTGACGGTGCTCGACGACGGCACCATCGCCGACCGCCGCGGCTCGCTCAACGTCGACGACGAGGGCAACGCCAGCCAGCGCAACGTGCTCATCGAGGACGGCATTCTCAAGGGCTACATCCAGGATTCGATGAACGCCCGCCTGATGGGCGTGAAGCCCACCGGCAACGGCCGCCGCGAGAGCTACGCGCACGTGCCGATGCCGCGCATGACCAATACCTACATGCTGGGCGGCGACAAGGACCCGAAGGAGATCGTCGCGAGCATCAAGAAGGGCTTGTACGCCACCAACTTCGGCGGCGGCCAGGTCGACATCACCAGCGGCAAGTTCGTCTTTTCGGCGAGCGAGGCCTACTGGGTCGAGAACGGCAAGATCCAGTACCCGGTCAAGGGCGCGACTATCGTCGGCAACGGCCCCGATGCACTGACCCGTGTGACCATGATCGGCAACGACATGGCGCTCGATTCCGGCGTCGGCACCTGCGGCAAGGAAGGCCAGAGCGTGCCGGTGGGTGTGGGCCAGCCGACGCTGCGCATCGACGGCCTCACCGTTGGCGGCACCGCCTGA
- a CDS encoding 3-deoxy-7-phosphoheptulonate synthase: MTHPSAPTSDSWYARVEKTSETDDERIKDINVLPPPEHLIRFFPIRGTAVETLITGTRRNIHNIMAGSDDRLLVVMGPCSIHDPAAALEYARRLKVQRDKYADSLEIVMRVYFEKPRTTVGWKGLINDPYLDESFRIDEGLRIARQLLIDINRIGLPAGSEFLDVISPQYIGDLISWGAIGARTTESQVHRELASGISAPIGFKNGTDGNIRIATDAIQAAARGHHFLSVHKNGQVAIVQTNGNKDCHVILRGGKAPNYDAASVAAACRDLEAAKLPPTLMVDCSHANSSKQHQKQIEVAQDIAGQIAGGSRNVFGVMVESHLSAGAQKFTPGQDAIGNLAYGQSITDACLGWDDSTAVLDTLSQAVKRRRG; encoded by the coding sequence ATGACCCATCCCTCCGCCCCCACCAGCGACAGCTGGTATGCGCGCGTCGAAAAAACCAGCGAAACCGACGACGAACGCATCAAGGACATCAACGTGCTTCCCCCTCCTGAACATCTGATCCGCTTCTTCCCGATCCGCGGCACCGCCGTGGAGACGCTGATCACCGGCACCCGCCGCAACATCCACAACATCATGGCCGGCAGCGACGACCGGCTGCTGGTGGTGATGGGGCCGTGTTCGATCCACGACCCGGCGGCCGCGCTGGAGTACGCCCGCCGCCTCAAGGTGCAGCGCGACAAGTACGCCGATTCGCTGGAGATCGTGATGCGCGTGTACTTCGAGAAGCCGCGCACCACCGTCGGCTGGAAGGGGCTGATCAACGACCCGTACCTGGACGAGAGCTTCCGCATCGACGAAGGTCTGCGCATCGCGCGCCAGCTGCTGATCGACATCAACCGCATCGGCCTGCCGGCCGGCAGCGAGTTCCTCGACGTGATCTCGCCGCAGTACATCGGCGACCTGATCAGCTGGGGCGCGATCGGCGCGCGCACCACCGAAAGCCAGGTGCACCGCGAACTCGCCTCGGGCATCTCGGCGCCGATCGGCTTCAAGAACGGCACCGACGGCAACATCCGCATCGCCACCGATGCCATCCAGGCGGCGGCGCGCGGCCACCATTTCCTGTCGGTCCACAAGAACGGCCAGGTCGCGATCGTGCAGACCAACGGCAACAAGGACTGCCATGTGATCCTGCGTGGCGGCAAGGCGCCCAACTACGACGCCGCAAGCGTGGCGGCCGCCTGTCGCGATCTGGAGGCCGCCAAGCTGCCGCCGACCTTGATGGTCGACTGCAGCCACGCCAACAGCTCCAAGCAGCACCAGAAGCAGATCGAGGTGGCGCAGGACATCGCGGGTCAGATCGCCGGCGGCAGCCGCAACGTGTTCGGCGTGATGGTCGAAAGCCACTTGAGCGCCGGCGCCCAGAAGTTCACGCCGGGCCAGGACGCGATCGGCAATCTGGCCTACGGGCAGAGCATCACCGACGCCTGCCTGGGCTGGGACGATTCCACCGCCGTGCTCGACACGCTGTCGCAGGCGGTGAAGCGCCGCCGGGGTTGA
- a CDS encoding cupin domain-containing protein yields MTRVRQLIETLELQPHPEGGWYREVFRSVAHVTPADGRPARSAMTSIYFLLETGQHSRWHRVVSDEVWVYLEGAPLTLWTADAAWRTAPAHTRLGPVDAHGTRPQHVVPAGQWQAAEPIATHTSGDYALAACMVGPGFDFADFSLMPDGSDEAALLRHHWPELARLI; encoded by the coding sequence ATGACGCGGGTGCGGCAACTCATCGAGACCCTCGAATTGCAGCCGCATCCGGAAGGCGGCTGGTACCGGGAGGTGTTCCGCTCGGTCGCGCACGTCACGCCTGCCGATGGCCGACCCGCGCGCTCCGCGATGACGAGCATCTATTTCCTGCTCGAAACCGGCCAGCATTCGCGCTGGCACCGCGTCGTGTCCGACGAGGTGTGGGTGTATCTGGAAGGCGCGCCCCTGACCCTGTGGACCGCCGACGCGGCATGGCGCACCGCGCCGGCGCACACGCGGCTCGGGCCGGTCGATGCGCATGGCACACGCCCCCAGCATGTGGTGCCGGCCGGCCAGTGGCAGGCGGCCGAGCCGATCGCCACGCACACCAGCGGCGACTACGCGCTGGCCGCCTGCATGGTCGGCCCGGGCTTCGACTTCGCCGATTTCTCGCTGATGCCCGATGGCAGCGACGAGGCCGCGCTCCTGCGGCACCACTGGCCCGAACTCGCCCGGCTCATCTGA
- the mpl gene encoding UDP-N-acetylmuramate:L-alanyl-gamma-D-glutamyl-meso-diaminopimelate ligase, whose product MHIHILGICGTFMGGVAALAREAGHRVTGCDAGVYPPMSDQLRALGIDLIEGFGTDQMALAPDMFVVGNVVSRARLPDGAPKFPLMEAILDAGAPYTSGPQWLAEHVLQGRHVLAVAGTHGKTTTTSMLAWVLERAGRAPGFLVGGVPLDFGASARLGQGPAFVIEADEYDTAFFDKRSKFVHYRPRTAILNNLEFDHADIFDDLAAIERQFHHLVRTVPRTGRVIVNAREESLQRVLAQGCWSEVSGFGAEGAHADWQAHGAHDAFDVLRRGAVVGRVEWALSGEHNQMNALAAIAAADHVGVPPAEAAAALGNFRNVRRRMELRGTVERDGGAVTVYDDFAHHPTAIRTTIDGLRRKLDGEGRRGDRILAVFEPRSNTMKLGTMAAQLPWSLEAADLSFCHSGGLGWDAASALAPMGDRARVVDGIEPLVVQVATAARAGDHIVCMSNGGFGGVHDKLLAALRARDRT is encoded by the coding sequence ATGCACATTCACATCCTCGGCATCTGCGGCACCTTCATGGGCGGCGTCGCCGCACTGGCGCGCGAAGCCGGCCACCGGGTGACGGGCTGCGACGCCGGCGTCTACCCCCCCATGAGCGACCAGCTGCGCGCGCTCGGCATCGACCTCATCGAAGGCTTCGGTACGGACCAGATGGCGCTGGCGCCCGACATGTTCGTCGTCGGCAACGTGGTCTCGCGCGCCCGGTTGCCCGACGGCGCGCCGAAGTTTCCCCTGATGGAAGCCATCCTCGACGCCGGCGCGCCCTACACCAGCGGGCCGCAGTGGCTGGCCGAGCACGTGCTGCAGGGCCGGCATGTGCTGGCCGTGGCGGGCACGCACGGCAAGACGACGACCACCTCGATGCTGGCATGGGTCCTGGAACGCGCGGGCCGGGCGCCCGGTTTCCTGGTGGGCGGCGTGCCGCTCGATTTCGGCGCGTCGGCGCGGCTCGGCCAGGGCCCCGCCTTCGTCATCGAGGCCGACGAGTACGACACCGCTTTCTTCGACAAGCGCAGCAAGTTCGTCCACTACCGGCCGCGCACCGCGATCCTGAACAACCTCGAGTTCGATCACGCGGACATCTTCGACGACCTCGCAGCCATCGAGCGGCAGTTCCATCACCTGGTGCGGACCGTACCCCGCACTGGCCGCGTGATCGTGAACGCCAGAGAGGAAAGCCTGCAGCGCGTGCTGGCGCAGGGCTGCTGGAGCGAAGTGAGCGGCTTCGGTGCCGAGGGCGCCCACGCGGACTGGCAGGCCCACGGCGCGCACGACGCTTTCGACGTGCTACGCCGAGGCGCCGTGGTCGGCCGCGTCGAATGGGCCCTGTCGGGTGAGCACAACCAGATGAATGCGCTGGCCGCCATCGCCGCCGCCGACCACGTGGGTGTGCCGCCAGCCGAGGCCGCCGCTGCGCTCGGCAACTTCCGCAACGTGCGCCGGCGCATGGAGCTGCGCGGCACGGTCGAGCGCGACGGCGGCGCGGTCACCGTCTACGACGATTTCGCGCACCATCCCACCGCCATCCGCACCACGATCGACGGCCTGCGCCGCAAGCTGGACGGCGAGGGACGGCGTGGCGACCGCATCCTGGCGGTCTTCGAGCCGCGCAGCAACACCATGAAGCTGGGCACCATGGCCGCGCAACTGCCGTGGAGCCTGGAGGCGGCGGACCTGTCGTTCTGCCACAGCGGCGGTCTGGGCTGGGATGCGGCATCGGCCCTCGCGCCGATGGGCGACCGGGCGCGCGTGGTCGACGGCATCGAACCGCTGGTGGTGCAGGTCGCGACCGCAGCGCGGGCGGGCGATCACATCGTCTGCATGAGCAACGGCGGCTTCGGCGGCGTGCACGACAAGCTGCTGGCCGCGCTGCGCGCCCGGGACCGAACATGA